The genomic window GTCGTCGGCGATGTCGCCGTGGCGCATCGGGCCGAGCCAGTCGATCAGCTTGGGCGAGAAGTAGTAGCCCTTGCCCTTCTCCTTGTAGCGGCGGAAGCCGATCACGTTGGCGTAGTCGGTGTTGACGACCAGCTCGCCGTTCTCGAACTTGGCCAGCCGCGAGAAATCGTACTTGCTCGGGTCGCCGTAGGGCGCCATGCCCATCACCTTGTACTCGCCGTCGAGCATCTCGAAGCCGAGGTATTCGGTCAGCGCGCCGTAGAGGCCGCCGAGCGAGTCCGGGTCGTAGAACTCCTTGATCTTCGTGATCCTGCCGTTCTCGCCGACGCCGAAGAAGGTGGTCGCGTATTCGCCCTTGCCGTCGATGCCGAGGATCGCCGTCTTCTCGGTGAAGCCTGAGCAGTGGTAGGCCGAGGAGGCGTGCGCGAGGTGGTGCTCGACCGGCACGATCTCGACCTGCTTCAGGTCGAAGCCGAGCTGCTGCAGGCACCATTCGATGCGCTTCTTGTAGCGGAAGTAGCGGCGGTTGCCGGTGAGGATCGCGTCGAGCGAACGGTCGGGCGCGTACCAGTAGCGCTTCGCGTAGTGCCAGCGCGCCTTCTCGGCCAGGCTGATCGGCGCGAACGGGATGGCGACGACCTGCACGTCGGCCGGCTTCAGGCCGGCGAAGTCGAGGCAGAACTTCGCCGATTCGTAGGGCATGCGGTTCTTCGCGTGCTTGTCGCGGACGAAGCGTTCCTCTTCGGCGGCGGCGACGAGCTTGCCGTCGATGTAGAGCGCGGCCGACGGGTCGTGCGTCAGCGCGCCGGAAAGTCCAAGGATAGTCAGTGCCAAAATCGGGTCTCGTGCTGTGCGGGCCGTGCCGGCCCGAGATCAAACCGGCAAGTATACCTTCCCGGCGGCAATCTTCGGAGAATCAGGTGCTTGCGGAACGCCGGGCGGCGGCGAGCGCTTCCGGGTCGCGCACCCGGTACGGCCGCTCGGCGCCTTCCGGCTGCGTCTTGAAGCGCCGATGCACCCAGTAATACTGCTCCGGCATCGTGCGCACGACCGCCTCCAGCCATTCGTTCATGCGCCGCGTGTCGGCCTCGGCGTCGTCGCTCGGGAAGTCCGCCCACGGCTCGCCGAACTCGACGCGGTAGCCGGCGTCGCCCGGCAGCATGCGCGTGACGCAGGGAACGACGGCGGCGCCGGCCAGCCGGGCAAGGCGCGACAGGCCGGTGATGGTCCACGCCGGGACGCCGAAGAAGGGCGCGAAAACGGCGTCCCGGGTGCGGAAGTTCATGTCCGGCAGGTAGTAGAACGGCCGCCCGGACTTCATCGCTTTCACCGTCGCGCGCGGGCCGTCGGCGCGGGAGAGCAGCTGCTGGTCGCCGAAGCGGCTGCGGCCGGCGAGCAGCAGCCGGTCGAAGACCGGGTCGCTTTGCGCGGCGTAGATGCTGACGATGTCGAAACGCATCGTCACCGCGACGCCGCCGGCGT from Azospira restricta includes these protein-coding regions:
- a CDS encoding lysophospholipid acyltransferase family protein, which encodes MLSRAAVALLWLLHFLPLALLAPLGRGLGALLYRFAQKRRHVVRVNLALCFPELDCAGREALVRRHFAALGRSLLERSLFWWAPQERLERLIQVTGEERVRALQAAGKPVLLLAPHFVGLDAGGVAVTMRFDIVSIYAAQSDPVFDRLLLAGRSRFGDQQLLSRADGPRATVKAMKSGRPFYYLPDMNFRTRDAVFAPFFGVPAWTITGLSRLARLAGAAVVPCVTRMLPGDAGYRVEFGEPWADFPSDDAEADTRRMNEWLEAVVRTMPEQYYWVHRRFKTQPEGAERPYRVRDPEALAAARRSAST